CTTAGAAGCAGGCAGAATTGATTAGGTGTTAAAATGTGGTCGTCTGATACATTGAAGTAAGGACATATGAGGTATGATGCAGGTAGCactgaaaagaaattaaaataatcgaAGCATGTACACCATTTGGAAAGCCAAGGTCGTTACTGCAGTAGATCAAAATCATATTTACAACTACAGAAGCTTATAGTAGATATTCTCATGTttgaaataatgagaaaaagaaGTGGTGCACTCCACCgaacaataaatgaaaagggaGAGATGAGGTATGAAAGTCCTAGAAAGTCTATATTCAAAGGCAGATGAAATTCTAATGCATTCACCTTGTTCATCGTATCGACGTACGCTGCACGAACCTCAATATATACCTCCTTGGCATGTTCCTTGAGGAAAGAAATGACATACCTACAATTCCATCCAACCATTTAGTCGACTACAACAAGCACACAAGTAGCAAAATAATCATGGGCTAAAATGTAAACATCAGAGCACATACTACATAAGCACCACTATGGATGCACAActcacttgttttttaaaagaacactCTGTTGAAGGATCTGAatatttgttttgggttttctCAAGGCATAAAGTTTCTGAACAATGAAGTCAAACAcctgcaaaaatataaatatagtgCTATATCAATGTACACATTACCAAGGAAAGCTATtagcaaaaaacaattttgcaGTAAAAAATCACTTGAGGAATAACTTATCAATAAACAAGTAAGCAAATTACTAACTAATCAACTCCATCAGGCATCTAGTAGAGTTATCAACCTTTGTAACTGCTTTCTGCCTGAGCTTTTCAAGCTCAGGCTGAACATCTTTTAGAGCTTTAGAACCTTTAATCAATTGATCTGCTTCAACAAACTTCAGCTTCTTACTAAGTATTTCGAGAGTTCTAAAATACTCCTCGTtaacctggaaaaaaaagagttgcaCTGCAAGTATATCGGTGCTGATGAACAAGAACAAATACAACAAACTCCACATGAATAGGCTAAATCAAAAATCAGCATTAGAGTGCAAGCTTTCACCcccttttcaaaaaacaaatgtgAGGGAACATAAATCAGAAATACCTCTCCATCAACAATTATGTCTACCATTCTGGGAGGGACTATAATGTCTTCAACAAATTTTGCCAGTTTTGATTCAGCTGCCTGTTCAAGTAACACAGAAACATAAGATAACAGACATATAGGGAAAAGGACCATTAAAACATTAGACTGTAGATGTGAACTTTTAGCTTGAAGTAAAACATTACTTAGAGGCAATATGTTAACTTAAAATGCACATGCCCATATAAGAATGACAACTATATACATGCTACAGTGTTCCCGATCAGATATGCACAAGCTCATGTCAGCAGTGCAGAACGATGATAACAGCAAACATACTAAACACCTTATTAGAACCATCACACTTATGTGTTGACTAGAAATCCAAGAACAGTAATATTTCCAAACAACTAAAAGAGTATACAAACAGCATAGTCATAACACCTTAAGATCCTATGGTTAACTCAACAAGCTATCTCTCTTCCCAAACTcataaagaacaagaaaaagaaaatccctAAACCCCACTTCTTTCTCGTGCTGAGTAAAGAGAACTAAAGGTCAACAGTCAACACCATAATCAGCATCCAAAGCATGACATAAATGTGATCCTCCAAAATCAATGCAGACAATGAAAAGATGTGAATGACAGCTTTTCTGGCAAAAAAAGATACCATACCTTGCGATTCTTCAGCTTCAGACCCATATCCATCGACTTCTCCTGGAGAATCTTAATGTCCGAACTTATAGAACCAATCTCACCctaacaaaatttcaaaattaaacacaattCAGTtgcaacaagaaaaacaatccAAATCCACCACGGACAAAACATTTTCAGATGTTACCAAAAAGGCAATTCATAAACATTCATATAACCAAATCATCTCAAACAAATTACTACAAATTTATGATCATACCTGGAAACCACTAAGTAGAGTTTCCATCTGCGACAAGATGATATCACAATCGCGAATTTGCTCATGAAGAGACACTAAATTATcactttcttttatataatccTGCAACATTTCAAGATACCAACATAATCATGCATCAATGCATGAAAACATGGTACAAAAATTACCAAGAACTAACCACCAACCTGAATCGAATCCAACTCAACTTGCCGTAAATTATTCTCAACCCCTTTCGTGTGATCTCTCAATTTCGTCCCTTTCGACAATATATTAGTAACTACCTACACATCAAACAGTACAaaccattttttaaaagaacgTAAATCAACAATTCAgtctaaaaacattaataaaaaaaaaaatacttaatactaaaaatatcacaaataaatcaacaatccagtctaaaaacattaataagaaaaaaaataaactataaatatcagaaataaataaatacttacATCATCATTTCTGCATTCTTCTAGTTCCTGCTCAAGTCCTTCTAATGATATATCATCACTAcataagcaaaaaaatatataaataaataaataagtaatatttatattaattaacaacaaaaaatgtaCCTAGCGGCATCATCTTCGATGGAGCCTAAATCACCAACAAAAGCTCCTAAATCAAACACACTTTTTTCGATTTCATTATTTGATTGCGCctgtaaattttcaaaaaacaaaaccgaATTTTGTTAGATCTCGTGAACAGAGTAATCAGTTTGATCGCTTCAAAGACGCAGAGAGAGAGGCTGACCTCAGTCGTAGTCGCCATTTTCTGAGTGGAAAACGCAGCGGATTTGCGAGATTTGACGTCGGTTTGATCTCGCTTCTGCTGCTAAAGCGATTACAATGGTTTAGTTTTGAAGATTTTTAGATCTCTGGAGAAATTacgataaaattaaatttctttgaagCTGATTTACAAGCAACGTCGTGtgcctttttaattatattgggcCTAATTATCGGAAAATATAACATTCTGCCGAACTACCTAGACCCAAATACGCAGGCCAAGCAGAAATAGTTTCTCAGAACTTGTAGGGAAAACCTGGCCCATATAAGATTCTTGCCTACCATAGTATTAAATCCAGTCTGATACTTGACTTGGCCTAAGACACATCTCATGAGTTTTCTGACTTAACAACTAATAAAATCGTttcaatttaaagaaaaaatactttttgagcaaaattttaagaaaatacttaaataatgttatttttgacaaaaattaaaaaatatattaaaattaactcaTTCAGGTATCACTAGTTTTGATAGGATTCTAAATTAACTATTGAATAATTCAGTTTAATTTAGATGAATTTTGaagatgatttaaaaaaatatttaatcttagcCAAGCTATGTATCATcaagtttattgatcaaattaagtttaataactataactTAATAACAATGGCATGTGTAGTATCAACTTATTGtatatttctttgtttcttgGACAAATTGCAGAGAAAAACAGCCATGAGAGGTATAGTTTAACTGGTTAAATCTTAAGTTTGTTCCCTAAAGGTCatcagttcgagtctcacaaacctcaAGACTACTGGAAATtcacatggtcgttaacttcagagcccgtGAGATTAATCAAGGTGTACGCAAGCTGACCCGAGCATtcgtattaataaaaaaaaagtatgaaaaaagaataaagataatgtcttctaattttttttatgtaaatcatgacttattatttgttttctcgTAATTGATCCCTATGGCACAGATTCctcaattatattttcattaacataACTTAAGGGATGTTAaccttttaatataatttatattaagattttattttgagattcATTCAAGAAAAGTTATAAGTCAActgtatttattaaaatgatattattttatttaaaaaaaattacaggtgTTGACTCGAAAAGATTTTATATAATCaggttaatattttatctaatttattaaaaactcaACCTGGGTgaggttttaaatttataatttctagGTTTAGacattcagattttttttattgttattatatggTCAATAACATCAACACCTTCTGATTATTGTGTTGTACTATCCAGCCTACATAATCATGCCTGCAGAGAAAATTGCATCACAAAAGATGATATGATATCTCAAGCATGGCATTCAAAATATAGTTGTCTAGCTCCTTCCATTACCAATCTTTTAAGAAGCACAAACTCTCCAGAAACCCTGGATTTATAGAGAACTATTGCACAAGCCTTTGAGTTTTTAACTAGAATACAAGGAGTATAATATTTAGATTACAAGgaagaaaacagaggaagagagaagaaattaGCTTCCAGGCTCTTGTCCTGCTGTCTGAACAGTGTAGTTCTGCTGCTTCTGCAGCCGCGCCAGGTTTTTAGTTAAACCGAATAAAACATTGAGCTAGTAAAACTCGATCGACCTTAATAGATTATTAGTGACTCGGTTGATACACCCAAACTCAGCTGAGACaatgccaagaaaaaaaaatattataaccatTACAGGGCTAAACATGGCTGCCCTTTTATTGCCTGCTATTTGCTTCTGATGCTTTTAGGCTTTCACAACTTCAACTTCTCTCTTTAGTTCAATGCCAATTCCATCCTGCTGAACTTGAGTAGTATCGATCTTGTTAGAGACCTCTTCTGGCTTTTTTTCTTCACCGTCCACTTTAGTTTCTCCATTCTCCAGTTCATGATTTTCACAATTTAGAATTTTGTTGTTGTAACTGAGGATTTCTGTGGCCCAAGCACGTAGCTGCTCCGTGGCTGCCTCATCTGTGTTGCAACATAAAATAATGATCATGCAACCACAAtcacttcaattatttatatagCAATTACAACCTTAATCATAGTTGTCAAACCTCGTTAGAGGATTGTTCAGGTCAATcattcattttgttatttttaaagaaatcttGAAGTTGATCCAGACAGGTTTTAGACGGGTTTGTTCAGGTCAATCAGGTCATAAAACAACTTGGTGAGATCAACCGAGTTTCACCGAGAGGTCAGACTTTGaatcacttatttttttaatcaacccACCGGCCAAGACAGGTAAAATGACTATGAACATAACAAAGCAGCATTGAACTGGAAGTTTTGAAAACCTGACATGGTCGAGTATTTTCGaagaaatttaatgagagttaaaaaaaataagcatcaTAACCTACCAAGTCTAGGAACAGTATGGCCCTGTGGATGTCTTATGATTAGAGGGCTGTCAAAGGCAGTAGCGAGGTCCTCTGAAGGTTCTTTCAACCAATCTTTGGCTCCTATAAAGTGGACTGACTTTACCTTGATGGTGTCTTTATAGGCAACATCACATATGCTTGGATCTCTGAATTTGGACCCTGATACCGACACAAACAGTTTAAAGGGTGGATGATCCTTCAATACTTTTCCCTGTTTCATCACAAAATTTGCCCTTTTCATTGTCCCACATGATATTATCAAGGCCTCGAAACAATCTAGAAAGCAAAAAAGTCTACATACCTGAGCTTGATAGCCAAGTAGCAGGGCTGAGAGTGTGGCACcctgaagaaaagagaagggacttgataaaaaaaagggggaaactGGATGTACGAGTGAAATAGAAGAACACGGATCACATTTATCAAACCCGAACTGGCCTACAGGTTCATCCAAGACTTAGCCCTTGAACCAAGCTGGGTTTAAAAAAGTCAGCTCGTACTTGACCAAGTCAAAACaagatttaatctttttaaaaaaaaatctacaaaaacaTCTGTGACCCATGCCCTGAGCTGGGTGATAGTTCGAGCCGGGTTTAACAAGTTTGATACGGATACATGCCTGAGAGAAGCCGAGAAAACCATCAAAAGGACCTCTAGTTGTGATGTATTCACACAAATACGAGATGCATTCTTCAAGGTTTGTATACTCAGTAAAGTCCTGCAGGTTGACACTCCAAATATTAGCATTTACTGATACTTGTATATAAAATTTGGAGCCTGGAAAGGAAATCTTATCgatgattttcttttcctatgGCATATCATCCTGCTTGTCCCAAAAGAGGAGAGATCCTAGCATACCTTGTCGAACTGGAACCACTCAAAGTATGGTGGTGGGAAAATGCCTTCAATTTCAGATTTGCCTCGAGCTGGAAATACTCCGTCTGGAAAATCCTGAATGATGGTGTATGACCAGTTAAATTAGTATTCCCCAGTATTTGAGCGTAATCCCATAAATTATTACACGAATCTGATTCATAGACCAAACCAATACTATGGTCTTCTATTATTTTCTGAGGTAACGAACACTACTTTCCCTCTCCTATGCCGATATTTCTCTGTTAAAATTTGGATTGTAACTATGGCTACACATTTCCAACCGATGAGATCGTAAAATGTTTGCAATAATGTCTAAGTACATGATCAATGATTAGAGTGTTACATACCAAGTCAAACTGAGAAAAAATGGAAGGATCCCACTTGCTAATTTGCCTTTGAAGAAAACTTCCACTGGTCCTAAATCCATGGAGACATAgtatcttcatcttcttttcatCTTTGGATGTTGCCATTTATGTAGTTTTCTCAGTCACTTATTGAATCAGCAAGCAAGAAGGTCGCAGTAATGGCTATGAAGTTAGAGTAATGCTGTATTGCTGTGGCGGGCCTTTTTGTAAAGGAGATGGTCGTGTTAGTTGCTACCTACCACCAAGTTTGAGGTCCTAGCTACCGTTTCGTGGTTAGGTTTGGAAGTTGCAACGTGCACTCtttgaattaattgaatttcattTACAGTTTTAGTAGAGAAATGAAATCACATTtcattgatttaatttgttGCATGTAATTTGGTAATAGGATGATCATTAAATGCTTGTATAATTATtagaattagttaaaatatatgcAAGCCGACCCGAAcatctatataaattaaaaaaaaaaacttcttttaaattatagtgATAAAACCTGACTTGAATAATTGCAATAAAAAGTTTGTGACTTGAAATATAACTTGAGTCGagttaaagtttaattataaaaaaaaaccattgactttgttaagtttttttaaaggatgtttgtgaatatggtagtagttgttttttaaagtgttttttgatcggaaatgcattaaaaaattatttaaaaaaaaaaatatttttgatattagcatgtcaaaataatctgaaaacaacaaaaaaattaatttaaagtaaaaaaaattaaaaaaataaatgtttttaaaaaatatttttaaaacacaaaaacaaatagagacAGTGATCATATATGGACACCATTGATTGTCACACCAATGAGAtctttttttgaacaaaaaaaaaaatattatatttcaaataattattctaaAGAGAATGCATCCTATTCTCGAAAAAttcatcttaattttataagacTAGCTTGGTAATTAAGGAGATATCCtaccttctttaatttttttgaaatcaacatCTAAAACGATTcactagattttttttgaatatatcaTACAGatgtaaaaatcatatttttaaaataattcaaataaaaaattaatataaattgacagataaattaattcaagaatattagtaccattaaattaagaaataaaacaataaaatgtttGAGGTTCAAAAACTAGAAAGGGTGAAAGGATTCAGGGCATCTTTGATGCAAAGGCATTTTGAAAAGAGTAAATGGTCATTTACATACTCAACCAAACTTAAGTCAGGTTTGTTTACGCGGTGAAAATTAtggtttaagtaaaaaaaaaaacattaaaaaaaatgatgcctttttacttaaaatacaatttgaaaCGCAGATGAAGAAGTAATAAATAGGCACTTGATGGAATGAGTGTTCCTTCCCAGCTAAGCAAATTAAgacagtgttttttaaaattatattttattttaaaatatattaaaataattattttagttttaaaaaattatttttgatatcaatatatcaaaataatttaaaaatataaaaaaataattttaaacaaaaaaatttaaaattttaaaaaacatagtttagaACTTAATTCCAAACAACCTTTAAAGTTTTTAATGTTGTTATTGGTATGTCAAAAcgaacaaaaaacataaaaaaactattttaaataaaaaaattaaaatttagaaaaaacaccgtttaaaatataattctaaatagCCACTAAAGTTTTTAATAATGGCACagatacattaaaataatttaaaaatataaaaacaaaattcaataaaaaacattatttataacGCAATTTCAAACTACCTCTGAAGCTTCTGAAGCTTTTTAATGATGCTAATGTTCATGTAAAGCCTCCATCCAGGCATGAACAATTCCTAAAGAAATACCAAAAGAGAACCAAATCATACAGAAACCAAAACCATCACAAGCAAGAGTTTTATGATTGCCTCCATAGATTAGCAACAATGCCTAGTTTCTCAGTATGATTTGGTTATATGCtatttcccttc
The Populus nigra chromosome 3, ddPopNigr1.1, whole genome shotgun sequence genome window above contains:
- the LOC133689659 gene encoding dihydrofolate reductase-like yields the protein MATSKDEKKMKILCLHGFRTSGSFLQRQISKWDPSIFSQFDLDFPDGVFPARGKSEIEGIFPPPYFEWFQFDKDFTEYTNLEECISYLCEYITTRGPFDGFLGFSQGATLSALLLGYQAQGKVLKDHPPFKLFVSVSGSKFRDPSICDVAYKDTIKVKSVHFIGAKDWLKEPSEDLATAFDSPLIIRHPQGHTVPRLDEAATEQLRAWATEILSYNNKILNCENHELENGETKVDGEEKKPEEVSNKIDTTQVQQDGIGIELKREVEVVKA